Genomic DNA from Methanomassiliicoccales archaeon:
AATAGAAACTAAAAATTTAGATGATTTTATTTATTTATATAATATATGTCCAAACATTATTCGAATGGATGTTGAAGGTTATGAATATGAGATTTTTGAAGGGGCTAAAAAATTTTTGAAAAATTGTAAAAATATAACAATTTTCATTGAATTACATCCTAAAATACTAGGAATTAATAAGTATTTAGAAATTTTAAATCTACTTAAACAAAACGGTTTTAAAATATTAGCAATTTTTAATGAACCCCCCCCTTTAAGGTTACCTTTATTAAATTTATATTTATATTTTTATAAATATAGCAAATATAATTATGGTAAAATAGAAGGAGGATTTGACAGACTTTTTAAAATGGCTGATTTGGATTATTTTGAATTATTTATTACTAAATGACTTAATTAAAATTATTATATGCTTATAATATTATCTATTATTTTCATAATAAAAGCATTTAAGATGAGATTTTCTATTTAATATTTAATGAAAGTATTGTTAATTAACCCTCCAACATCTAAGAAAGGGCAATTTATTGCCAGAGAAGATAGGTGTGAAAATTCTGTAATCAACCCTATTCCACCAACTGGATTGGTATATTTAGCAAGTATTTTGGAAGAAAAAAATCACCAAGTTAAAATAATTGATGCGAATGGAGCTGATTATTCTTTAGATTTTTTGCGCAAAGTATTCCTTACTGAAAAACCTGATTATTTAGTCATCAAAGTAGCTCCAGAAACTTTTCATTCAGATTTAAAAGTAGCCGAATTATGTAAAAATATATGCAAAAGTAAAATTATAATGATATGTTGGTCCTTAACAAATTTACCTCTTGACGTGATGAATAATGCAAAATTTGTAGATTATTATATTATTGATCATTATTATGAAAGAGTTATACCAGAAATCATTGACGAAGTAAGATTATCATCAATAGAGGGATTAGCATATCGTGAAGAAGACAAAATCGTTTTAAATGAAGGTTCCAATAAATTTGATTATAATAAAATAAAAAAACCTAACTGGAATTTAATTGAAAACTTTGAGAAATATTGGGTTCAAGCACCTGTCTTTTCTCCATGGTGTATGGTGATAAGTACAAAAGGGTGTGGCATGGGTTGTATTTTTTGTACTATTTATGATATAAAGCCTTCTTTTCGTGATATAAAAAATGTTGTTGATGAGGTTGAGTTTTTATATAATAAAAAAAATATAAATTATATTTCTTTTTTTGATGCAACTTTTAATTTGAATCACAAACGACTTATTGCTATTTGCCAAGAGATCAAAAGCAGGGAATTGAAAGGATTAATTTGGTTCGCAAATATTCGTGCAGGCATAACGAAAGAAGAAGCAACTTCAATGTATGAAGCTGGTTGCCGAGGAGTTTCAATAGGAATAGAATCAGGTTCGCAGCAAATATTAGAAAATGCCGCGAAAGGCATTGATATAAATCAAGCTTCTAATACGATTAAGATTTTAAAATCTGTTGGCATTAGACAATATACATCTTTTATTTTAGGCCTTCCTGGTGAAACTATGGATACTATGCGTATGACTAAAGAATTTATTCTTAATACAAAACCTAATGGCTTTCAAATCAATAGTTTGGTTCCATATCCAAGAAGTAAAATTTTTGAAATTGCTAAACAAAAAGGCTTATTAAAAGATTATAACTTTGAGGATTTACTTTTATATAACACTCCAATCAGTTTATCAGATCATTTAAATGCAAATCAAATCAATATGTATAGGGAAAAGATTTATAAAATGATTTATTTAAATCCTACTTGGTGGCTTTATAATGCCATGGAAGCTTTATTTAACAATCAAGAAATAAAAAGTAATTTATCTTATAGTTTTAGACTTCTAAAAAGGGTTTTTCAAGGTGTAAAAAATGAAGTATAATGTAATTAAAAAAACATTAGAATTCAATTTTTTAAAATCGATTCATACAATAATTCGGTTTTTTTTGCTGTGATGTTCCAATTGAATTCCTGTATTGCTTTTTTTCTTGCCGCCTCTCCCAATTTCTTCCTTTTATTATCGTTTTCAATTAAAGAAATCAATGTCTCAGCAAGCATTTTGCTATCGCCAGGATTAATTAGAATTCCTTCTTGATCGTTAGTAATCATTTCCGGAATTCCACCTACATTTGTAGTCACAATAGCTGTGCCGGAGGACATTGCTTCGAGAATTGCAAATGGAAAATTTTCGTAATAGGATGGTAAGACAAAAATGTCCGATGAGGCCAATAATTTTTTTTTCTCTTCCGTTGTAAGGTATCCTAAATAAAGGCAGGAATTAGGTAACTTTTTTATAATATTTTGATCGCCCGGTCCCGCAATTATAAATTGGACATCATAATATTTTTCTATAATTTTTATCGCTTCTAATAGTGTCAAAATTCCCTTTTTTCCTACAACCCTTGAAATAAATGTTATTATGGGCATATTTGTTTTTATATTCGGATTCATATTTTTTAAGAAACTTACATCTTTATTACCTGGGTTGAACGCATTTATATCAATTCCATTGTAAATAACATTTATCTTATTTTCATCTATTTTTTTTTCTTTTGAAAATATTTTCTTTGCCCAATTTGAAACTGTAATATAATTATATCTTTTTTTATAATAATTATTTTCCAATGGAATAATAATCGGTGAAATTAAATAACTAAGAAATTCACTTCTTTCTAAAAAGCTAAAATTTATTTTATTATATATTATTGCATTAATTTGACCTTGAACGGTGGTGTGTATCGTTGTCAAAATCGGTATTTTTATACGAGAAGTATTTATAAATAAATCTGGCATTGTACTTTGCGTATGAATTATGTCAATATTTTCTTTCTTCAAAATTTTTTCTAGAATACCTTTAACTTTTAATTGAAAATCGACATTAAAGAGAAATGTATCTGATGCAATACCAACACTATACAAATTAACGTTATTTTTATATTTATATTCTTCCTCTATAATTTTAATATTTTTATTAAAAGTCACTCTCTTTGGAGTAATAATATAAAGCTCAACTTTATGAGATAAAGTTTTCGCTAGCTCATTTACATAAGTTCCAACTCCTCCCCAAACAGTATGAAATTCGGGTGTCAATATTAGTACATTCATTTTTTTAAATGAATCCATTTTAGTTTTATAATGTTATCTATAACTTCTGAATTTGTAAATATTATAAAATGCTACAATCCTAATTTATAATTATAATAAGCAATTTTCATTTTGCTAAACTTTTTTGATTATTTATTTATTATATAATAATATATTAATTAAACTTTTTTATATAATATTATTATTTTTATTATTATAAAAATTATAATAATATTTTTAAAATATAGACAATATATTTATATTAAAAGATACAATTAATACTTCATTAATTAATTAAACAAACTCTTGAAACTGTTTATCACTAATTTTTAATTATAAAAATGAATTTTTCTCTTCATTTTTTCCAATTATTCTCAGGTACGCATATTAAAAATTTGGCCCCTTTTTCCCCATTTTCATAAATTTTAATATTTGTTACGATTAATATCTCTCTAATTAAAAAAAGTCCTAGGCCAGTATTTTTTCCAAATCCTTTCTCGAAAAGCCGAGGCTTATCCTCTTCCTTAATCCCAACTCCATCATCCTCGTAAACGATTACCAACTCCTTACCCTTCACCTCCGCGCTCACCCTTATATTCTTCACTCCCCCTCCATGGCGCATGGAGTTGTCGATGAGATTGTAGGGGACCCTCTTCACCAAGGGATCGGCGAAGATCTGGAACTCCTTGGGCATGTTGTGCAGTGTCACGCCCTTCGGCCTGAGGCGGGAGAAGGCATCCTCAACCAGCGTGGCGAAGCTGAACCAAGCCGGCTCGCTCGCCCCCACTCTCTGATAATCGCTCATGAACCAGACCTGCTCCTGCACGTTCTCCAGGACCTGCGCCATCCTTTCCAGGCTAGGCCGGAGCTTATCGCCCTCGGTGGTGAGCCTGAGGCATAGCCCCAGAAGACCGCTCAGCACCACCATTTGGTTGTTCAGATCATGCCTCACGATCTCGTTCAGCATCCTGAGACTAGAATTCATCTTGCTGAGCTCCATCTCCTTACGCCGCAGATCGGTTACGTCCCTCACCGTCTCGATAGCCCCTATCCTCCTTCCCTTGGCGTCATATATCGGTGCGGCCGTGCCCCAAATGTAAAGCCCCTTACCATCGGCCAAAGCGGGGCAGAAGGTCTCGGCATAGAGCACCTCGCCCTTCCTGGTCACGTAATCGTACTTGCTCTCCAGCTCCTTATCGTCCATGGCGATCAGGTCATGGAGCATCGGTCGGGATATGCCGTAAAAAGGAACCGCCTGGGCCCCTCCCTTCTTGCCCAACATCTCCTCCTTGGGCACGCCGGTCAACTTCTCCATGGCGCGGTTCCATGCCACCACCTCGCCTTCGGAATCGACCACGAAGGTAGCCTCGGGGAAGAAATCGAGCACATCTTCCAGCACTTCATGTGAGGTGCGCAAATTCTCCTCTGCTAGCTTCATCTCAGTGATGTCCGTGAGATAGGCTAATGATGCGGGCCTCCCATTCCAATTGACCCTCACCGCCTTCACATCCGTCCAGCGCACCTCGCCGCTCTTCTTTAGGACACGTATCTGGTAACTAGAGGGGGCATTCTCGCCCTTGGCTCTTGCCGTCATTATGTCCGTGACCATGCCCCTGTCATCAGGATGTATGAAGGTCGTCAAAGGGAGACAGAGCATCTCCTCCCTGCTATATCCCGTGAGCTCGATGGCCATGGGATTCACCATGAGCAGCATCGATCCCTGCGCAAGCACTATGGCCTCCGACGCGCTTTCGAACAGGGTGCGGTACTTCGCTTCGCTCTCTCTCAGCCTCTCCTCTGCAATGATGCGATCGGTCACGTCCTCAAATATGACCGTGAACTGCATCGGGGCATTGCGGTAGGCGCTGACAGAGAAATATTTCCCCATGGGCTTGGCGTAGCTGACGAACCTATCTGGCTCACCCGTCATCGCTACCTTTCCCAACCTTTCCACCCAAAAATCTTCCAGCCCTGGTATCACTTCTCTTAGTGTCCTGCCTATGACATGATCTGAACTAAGGCCAGTGAGGGCCTCGAAGGCAGGATTTACCTGGAGGAGGCGGGAGTCCACCGGTCTTCCCCCCTCGTCCAATATGATTTCATGGACAGCCACGGCATCGATCATCGTCTCGAACAGCCCTCTCAGCCTCTGCTCCGCCTCCACCAGCGCTCTTTCCGAGAGCATGTGCTGCGTAGTGTCGATCAAGAAACCTTCTAGGCCGATTACAGAGCCATTTAGGTTGACCGGGCGCGCGGTGTAGTTATGGTACAACACCCTGCCGTCGCGGGTGAGCCTCTTGGCTTCGCCATGTGATATCGTCTCGCCAGAGAGTACCCGCGCCACTACCCTCTCTGCCTCCGGCAGATAGTCAGGTGGCTGCGTCAAGGAGAAATGCTTTCCTATGACCTCCTTCTCATGATCATAGCCATGCATGCTTAGCCATGCCTTATTGACCTTCCTGAACCTCCCCTCGGAATCAATGAAGAAATAGCCCGCAGGCGTGGCCTCGATTATCTCCCTTAGCCTTTCTTCGCTCTGGCGAAGCAGCTCCTCTGCCTTCCGCTTATGCACTACCGAATTGATCCGATGTCTCAGTTCGGCGAAGGTCGGTTCCAACGGAATGGTCTTTTGCAGATATCCATCCGCGCCAACGTTCAGGGCCTCCTTGGCGACTTCCTCGCGCCCTTTCCCGGTGAAAAGGATAAAAGGTATCTCTTCCCCCTCTTTTCTAAGCCATTTCAGGAACTCAATCCCATCCTCTCCTGGCATTTGGTAATCGCAGACTATGGCATCATAGTCATCCTCTTCTAGCTTCTTCCTTGCCTCCTTGGTGGAGAGGGCGACCCTGACTACTGTTCCCTGCTCTACCTCAAGGAATGCCTTGATCACCTCAGCGAAGCTTTCATCATCGTCCACTGCCAGGACACGCATGACATCACATGACATGCGAAGCTGCCTATGAGTCACTCACTCAAATACCTTTTCTGGGGAATTTCATCAATCGATAAAAATCATGAGCGCTAAATTCGCCTAATCGTGAAGACGGTCAGGATATGAAATATGTAAGGTCACAACAACTAATATATTATTTTCATCATCAAATCGCTTTTCGAATAACTGCTTTACTTTAAAACCTTGACCTCAGGCGAAAGGTGTTATAACCTGAAGCACCTGGAAGGTGACGCTCATAACGAACGCTAAGAAAAGCGGCATTATGACTGCGTCCAACGAGCTTAGGGCTCTCTTTGATTTCTTGCTCGAGGCCATGACTAACTCTCGACCTGAGAGCAGAAGGATTAGCAACACTGCTACCAATGCTCCGCCGATGCCCAATGTGACTGCCGAGGTAAGAGTGATCGCGCTAGTGGTTGCCGCTGTCGATGTTGCGGTCATGGTAGTAGCTGCTAGTAAAGGCATGTTTTCTACCTTATTGAGGTAATTGGTATGGCCCTTATAAAAAAATTGCTAGTCCATTATCTTTCCAGATTCGTGAATGCATCATATGGTCTGAACAATTTTAATATCAACATACCATAGACATGTTAGAGGATCCCACTCACCCTATTCTCGTCAGCATTGGTATATTGTCATCCGTCTCTCCAACACATAAGCTTAAAACAGCCTCAGGTAGCCGAAGGGCAGGAAGGAGAAGAGGAAGAAATTGATCGAGCCGTGTATGAGAGAGACGTATCCCAGACTACCAGTGATGCGGTACAGATTCCCCAGGAGCAAACCTACGATGAATACATAGGCCAAATAGTCGAGGCTCAGATATACTGAGTGCATCGCTGCGAATACCATGGAGGAGAGCACCACACCTAGCACCACGGCGGATACGGTCATCATGAACTCGCCCATTTTGCTGATTACCCTCCTTTGTAGAATGGCGCGAAAAAGCAATTCTTCTCCGAATCCCACGAAGAGGAGCATAATGACGCCTAGAAAAAGCAGATTGGCCAGGTCCCATTCTGGTATTAAAGCTTCAGGGGATATGATGGCGTACTCAACGTTTGCCAAGGCGTATCCGGTCAAAACTCCTGTGGCCAGGAGTGCCGTGGCCTTCATAGGCCTACGCAGTACCCAGCGGAAGGCTTTCATACCGCCCTGCGCCACTAGCTTCAACTGCTCCTTGACCGGCCTGCCATCGCCTATCACGATCATGCCGCTTACGATGGCCGCCAGGTAGATGGGGACGAAGTTGTAGAGGGTGAGGTCGAAGAACAAGGGCATACCGAGACCCAATATGCGGATGAGGGAGACAAGAGAGAAAGCCTGGAACAGACCTTGGTCATCGCCTATCACCACCAACAGCAGAAGGCAAAGGAATACATTCAACCCATGCACCCATATGCATTCCATGGGATAGCCGACGAAGAAGAAGGCCTCGGCGGAGAGGATTAGAGCCAAAGGAAGGAGGATGTTGATGAGGTTCCTTAGAGTCAGGGCACCGCCCTTTCCGATTTCCATAATCGACTGCTTTGTCTGCTCGACCTCTCCATCTCCAGTTATCGTAGGCTGAGACATTATCTAGGCCTGTGGCGTGAGTGATGCCTTAGCACTATGAAAGCATAACGGTTCGGTGCTCAAGAGCAGATTCACACCTTAACTCTTCATCCGCTTTCATGTCAAGCCTTCGAGAATCAATAAATACAGCCTATTGTTTCAAAGGCGGGGATGAATCAAAAGGCCAAGGAGTCATGGGATCTGCTGGGCATAGCAGTCTCCTCCATCCTCCTGGTTCTCTCCATAGCCTTTCTGCCAGAGTTCCCTCTGAGGATCGTCCTCGGTCTGCCTTTCCTACTCTTCTTCCCCGGATACGTGCTCATAGCCTTCCTTTTCCCTGAGAAAAAGAGCTTGGAGATCATAGAGCGCATCGCCCTCTCCTTCGGGCTGAGTATCGCCGTGACACCACTTATAGGCTTTGCACTCAACTACACGCCTTTTGGCATTCGATTGGCGCCGATCCTTGTTAGCATCACCGCTTTCAACCTAGGATTCAGCTACCTGGCATGGTGGAGGAGGTATAAGATAGAGGAGCCTTACCTGCCCTTCGACCTTAAGGGCACGTTCAACTCCCTATTCGCCCAATACCGCTCTGAGGGCAGGCTGGACAGAGCCCTAAGCATCATTTTGGTGATTTCGATTGTCTCCTCGGGAATAGCGCTCGCCTACGTCATCGCTGTGCCTCGTCAAGGAGAGTCCTTCACCGAGTTCTACATCCTAGGGCCGGGCCACAACGCCTCCGGCTACCCGCACCGACTAAGGGTCGGAGAGCAGGCCAACGTTATAGTTGGCATCGCTAATCACGAGCGTCGCCAGGTACATTACTTCATCCAGACCTGGCTAGTCAACGCCAGCTTCATCGACAACCGCACCGTGGTGCACGAGTTATATTATCTGGAGCAGTTCGATGTAGTGCTGGGGCATAAGGACGTCGACCTCGAGTCCCCTTGGGAATCGCAGTGGGAGATGAACTACTCCTTCTCCATCCCCATCGAGGGCAAATATAAGGTATGGTTCTTCCTCTTTCTGGACCAGGTGCCTTGGTACGCGGAAGGGTTGCAGTACATGCAAGATTGCAGGGGTACACCCAGCGAAGAGCTGGTGCAGAAAGCGGTGAGAAATGAGCTCTTGAGCCTTAATCTCAACCTCGATGTGCGCGCTTGATGCTTTGTGCGCCTCATCCTTTTGGTCTCGCCTTAACTTCATCGATGGAGTAGCGCACCAGCTTATGTGGGTTGAGCATGTCCAATATATATCGGATATCGTCGGCCCTTAGCTCTCCAAGCGCATAGAGCACCACTGAGAAGGACCCCATTGCCATAGCCACATAGAGCAAGAGGATGACCCAGTTCGTTATGGGCATTAAATTGGATATCAATATTAATAGTACTGAACTCGCAAACATTGCCAGCAACTGATAGAGGATGCAGGGATTTGAGGATGTACCTGTCAAGCCAAGCACTACCAGTCTGGTAGCCATAAACACCACAGACGTGGAGATGAGCAAGGATATTGCTGCACCTGTGTAGGAAAGGCCAAGCATGGGCATCCCCAGTAGGTCATTTGGTACTGTGATAAGCAAAAGCGGGACGAAGATCAGGAAGTTTAGAAAGGTTAGTTTAGCATCGATATCAGGTCTATTCACAGCATTTATCTGTGAAGCATGAACCGCGTTGGCCAGATTTAAGAAGGTAGCGAGGGAGAGCCATCTCATCGGGCCTCCAGCCTCTGTGAACCTAGGCCCAAATAGAGCGACGGCAATCTCGGTGGGGAAGAGGAAAAGGAGAGCGGTTATGGGAAGACCGAACATAGTGATATACCTCTCGGCTGCCAAGGTGACACGTCTGATGGCTTCAACTTCGCCTCTCGCATGCCATTTGGAAAATGAGGGGAAAGTTATGGTCGAAACCGAAACCCCCACAAGGGCGACCACACTCAAGAAGGATTGACTCGAGGAATAGAAGGCAACAGAGACCGGAGAATGAAAGTAGCCTATGAGGATTTTGTCAACGTTGGCGCTAGCTGTCCCAACGATCACCACTAACGCCAACGGAAGTGCGAATCGCGCATAAGATTTGTATAGTGTAGGTCTCCCCCATCTGATCCCATCTCTCATTAGGAGCAAGAAGGCAGTGATGACAACGGAGATGCCAGCAGCCACGTATGCGAAAGCTAGCGAAACGGTATCACCACCAGCAAAGGCCACAATGGCGATCAAAGGTATCCTTACCCCAACATCAGCCAAGATCATTAGTTGGGCTTTGGCTATCTTCAGCATCCCATAATATGTCGTGGTTACGATGCTGGAAAGATTATAGAGTACATAATATAGCGTGAACAGTGTGATGAGTTCTATTGACTCTGGAGAAAATACCATGCCCATGATTGCAAAATAAGCAAAGACAGAAAGTATCGTAACGGCGACCAACAGGCCAATCAGAAACATTTTGATCATAGCGAAGGTGGCCAGGCAATCCTTCAGATCCTGTCCTTCCGAGACCTTCTTGATGTGAGCGCTGTTGAACCCCAGGTCCGCCACGGCGTTGAAGGCGGCCAGGAGCGAGAGGGTGAAGGCGATGGAGCCATAGACCTCTGGCCCTAGTAGATTGGTTATGAGGAAGAGTCCCACGAATCCAAGGAACGAAGTGAGCAGCCTCACGGCCAATATTAGCAGGGATTGCCTTCCAATCATAATATCGCCTTGGCATTATTCATTGGGTATTTAATCATCCGCCAGTCTCTGAGTGTTTTAGAAACGCGAATTTATTGGGCATCGCTTCCCTGATGGATAATATGAGGCAAAGAGATTTAAACAGAGACGCTGGTAATAGCGGAGGATGAAGCTCAAAGAGAATGCCTGGCTCTTGCTCTCCATCATCGTTTCTGCCTTCATAGCGTTAGAGGGGGCCATGTGGCTGCTTCTCGTAAAGGGAGTCACAATCAAAGGAAATCCCATGCTTTCTGGTGATGTAACGACGCTAGGTGTTGTTCTGCTTTTCATCGGCCTGGCCTCTTTGGCGTTTGGCATTCTGACCATTATGAAGCCTTTGATTTTAAAAGAGAATTTGAGGTTGCTCATCATCTCCAAATTGGTCAAGATCATTGGAGGAGGGGCGATAGCCCTTGAAGGCGTGATGCTCGCCTTGATTGCTGGTATGGCATCAATTGAGGGCCTAGGGACTTATGAGACTTATATCTGGGCTCTGTTCGCCGGCCAGCTTTTCTTCATTGGAATTGCGCTCTTGTGGCTAGAGTTAATCTCCTTCATGCAATTTAAGCTGACCCGTTTGCTCATGTATTTGGGTGGCATAGTGATTGCTGCAGAAGGGGTTGTGGTGATAGGAATCGCAGACCCTACAATAATCGATGGACTAGGCGGCATTTTGGAAAGGACTGTCCTGATGGCAGGAACAGCATTATTGTTTTTAAGCCTCGTCTATCTTGTGAGTTGCTACCTAGTTGATTTGGCGGTGCGTTTTAAATCTGCATTCTCCGCTCTGAAGCTGGTGTCTGGCGCATTTCTTGTTGTCGGGGGCCTTGCCTTAACAACCATAGCAACAAATGTCACGCCTGAGGATATTGGTACAATCACCACTCGGACCGTCATGCTGGCAGGACTGCAGCTTACGCTAATTGCTGGCATATCTCTTCTGGCATCTGGCTCTATGACCAACTCGCCATCCCGCCATTGGGGAAGGCTTAGCACCGCGACAGCATTGTTCTTGATGCTATTGCTGCCTACGGCGTTCCTGACTGTTGGCAAGTTCTGGTAAGGCTGAACTTAAAAGGGAAGGCGCGTTCAAAGCTATCCTCGAGGTCTTCGATTCAGCAGGGGACGACAAGGACCGGCACGGTGCACTTCCGCACCACCTCCTCAGCAGTGGAACCAAGCGCTGCGCCTCTAAGATAGGACATCTTCCTGGTCCCTATTATGACGAGAGAAGCATCGACCTCCTTAATTGCTTCCAGTATGTTGTAGGATATGGACCCGAAATGCACGTGAGAGCTGACTTGGCATTCTCCTCCCCTAGCTTTCTTTCTCATCTTGTCAAGGGCCAGCTTGACCGTGGCGAATCTCTTGTCATCACTTATATTGTATTTTGATGAGTCGATAACATGGAATAAGGTAGCTTCCTTAAGTCCTCGCATGCAGAGCGTATCGAAAAGATCCTCTAGATTGGTGGAGCACATGGGAATATCCACTGATACTAGGGCATGCCGAAAGAGGTGCTGCCCGATGCGACAAGCCGCCCCCTCCCCTTCAGGATATTTATCCAAGAGAACAGGCTTTGATGACCTGCGAATGACTCCGAAAGATACAGAGCCAACGAAGAATGCCTCTGCTCTGGATTTCCCGCCGGAGGCCATTGCGATCATGTCCACGGTGTCCTTCTCCGATTCCTTCAATATCTCTTCCACAGGGTCTCCCTGGCGTATGACCAGGGTCGCTTGAATTCCGGCATCATTCAGCTTGGAGCACATTTCATCAAGCTTCTTCTTTTCTTCATCCCTCAAGTTCCTTCCCCGTGCAAGGACATGGAGCACTGTAACTGATTTAGTCCCTATGTCTTTAAGCTCTCTGGCGCACTCGACCATCATGGCGCATTGCGGCGAGAAATCCACTGGGATGAGGACCTTCTCTAGCATCTACCTCATCATTCAATATGCGTGAAGGTATCATAAAATGCTCACATGGAAGTTAGGCTCTCCCCCATCTTAATCAACCCAATCGAGATTCCCTATAAAGAGGAAGCAGAACATCACTGATCGGCTTTTCATCATCCTCTACACTCGCATCATAGCATAGATAAGACGTCAATAGTTAGGTGAAGAATTGCAGTCGCTCCTCGAACCTAGGCAACTCCGACCCCGGCATGCTCAAATCGATGGAAAATTTTTATAGAAGAACTGATAGATACCGTCTTCGTCCTCAAAAATAACTATGCTCGCAGAGGATAACTTTGCTAATGGAGGATGATAGAACATGGCAATGTCTGGAACGCCTGTTTTAATACTCAAGGAAGGTACTGAGAGACAGCGCGGAAGGGAAGCATATCAAAGGAACATAGCCGTCGCCAAGGCGGTGGCCGAGGCGGTGCGAACCACCCTTGGGCCTAGGGGCATGGACAAGATGCTCGTCAACTCCCTTGGCGATGTGATTATCACCAACGACGGGGCCACGATCCTCAAGGAGATGGATGTGCAGCACCCCGCCGCCAAGATGATGGTGGAGATCTCCAAGACCATGGACCAGGAGTGCGGTGACGGCACCACCACGGCTGTGGTCTTGGCGGGGGAGCTGCTGAAGAAGGCAGAGGACCTCATCGACCAGGACATCCACCCCACGGTAGTGGCCAACGGCTATCGCATGGCTCAGAGGGAGGCCTTGAGGGTCATGGACGCCATAGCCACCCGCGTCAGCCCGGATGACGAGCAGATGCTAAGGAGGATCGCCACCACCGCCATGATGAGCAAGGCCGTATCCACCGCGCGCGATCACTTCGCCAAGCTTGCCGTGGATGCGGTGCTCTCCATCGCCGAGGAGAAGGACGGCAAGAAAGTGGTGGACCTCGACTCGGTGCAGTTCGTGAAGAAGGCGGGGGCCTCGCTGCTCGACACCTCCGTGGTGAAGGGTGTGATCATCGAGAAAGAGCCCGTGCACCCCGGCATGCCTAAGAAGGTGGAGAAGGCCAAGATTGCCCTGGTCAAGGCGGGATTCGAGATCAAGAAGACAGAAGTGGAGTCGAAGATACAGATCCGCGATCCGAAGCAGATGAAGGCATTCCTGGAGGAGGAGGAGGCGCAGTTCCGCCGCATGGTGGAGCGAGTGAAGAAATCGGGTGCCACCGTGCTGTTCTGTGAGAAGGCCATCGAGGACATGGCGCAGCACTTCCTGGCCAAGGAGGGTATTTTGGCGGTCAGGAGAGTCAAGGAGTCAGACATGGAGAAGCTCTCCCTGGCTACTGGCGCGAGGATCGTGGGCAAAGCGGAGGAGCTGGAGGCCGCCGACCTGGGCTATGCAGAGATGGTGGAAGCGCGCAAGATCGAGGAGGACTGGATGATCTTCGTCTCCGGCTGCAAGAACCCCAGGGCGGTCAGCATCTTCATCCGCGGAGGCACGAAGCATGTGCTGGAGGAGGCCGAGCGCTCCCTGGACGATGCCCTGAACGTGGTCAG
This window encodes:
- a CDS encoding DUF1616 domain-containing protein; this encodes MNQKAKESWDLLGIAVSSILLVLSIAFLPEFPLRIVLGLPFLLFFPGYVLIAFLFPEKKSLEIIERIALSFGLSIAVTPLIGFALNYTPFGIRLAPILVSITAFNLGFSYLAWWRRYKIEEPYLPFDLKGTFNSLFAQYRSEGRLDRALSIILVISIVSSGIALAYVIAVPRQGESFTEFYILGPGHNASGYPHRLRVGEQANVIVGIANHERRQVHYFIQTWLVNASFIDNRTVVHELYYLEQFDVVLGHKDVDLESPWESQWEMNYSFSIPIEGKYKVWFFLFLDQVPWYAEGLQYMQDCRGTPSEELVQKAVRNELLSLNLNLDVRA
- a CDS encoding oligosaccharide flippase family protein, with the protein product MIGRQSLLILAVRLLTSFLGFVGLFLITNLLGPEVYGSIAFTLSLLAAFNAVADLGFNSAHIKKVSEGQDLKDCLATFAMIKMFLIGLLVAVTILSVFAYFAIMGMVFSPESIELITLFTLYYVLYNLSSIVTTTYYGMLKIAKAQLMILADVGVRIPLIAIVAFAGGDTVSLAFAYVAAGISVVITAFLLLMRDGIRWGRPTLYKSYARFALPLALVVIVGTASANVDKILIGYFHSPVSVAFYSSSQSFLSVVALVGVSVSTITFPSFSKWHARGEVEAIRRVTLAAERYITMFGLPITALLFLFPTEIAVALFGPRFTEAGGPMRWLSLATFLNLANAVHASQINAVNRPDIDAKLTFLNFLIFVPLLLITVPNDLLGMPMLGLSYTGAAISLLISTSVVFMATRLVVLGLTGTSSNPCILYQLLAMFASSVLLILISNLMPITNWVILLLYVAMAMGSFSVVLYALGELRADDIRYILDMLNPHKLVRYSIDEVKARPKG
- a CDS encoding universal stress protein, with protein sequence MLEKVLIPVDFSPQCAMMVECARELKDIGTKSVTVLHVLARGRNLRDEEKKKLDEMCSKLNDAGIQATLVIRQGDPVEEILKESEKDTVDMIAMASGGKSRAEAFFVGSVSFGVIRRSSKPVLLDKYPEGEGAACRIGQHLFRHALVSVDIPMCSTNLEDLFDTLCMRGLKEATLFHVIDSSKYNISDDKRFATVKLALDKMRKKARGGECQVSSHVHFGSISYNILEAIKEVDASLVIIGTRKMSYLRGAALGSTAEEVVRKCTVPVLVVPC
- the thsB gene encoding thermosome subunit beta, with the translated sequence MAMSGTPVLILKEGTERQRGREAYQRNIAVAKAVAEAVRTTLGPRGMDKMLVNSLGDVIITNDGATILKEMDVQHPAAKMMVEISKTMDQECGDGTTTAVVLAGELLKKAEDLIDQDIHPTVVANGYRMAQREALRVMDAIATRVSPDDEQMLRRIATTAMMSKAVSTARDHFAKLAVDAVLSIAEEKDGKKVVDLDSVQFVKKAGASLLDTSVVKGVIIEKEPVHPGMPKKVEKAKIALVKAGFEIKKTEVESKIQIRDPKQMKAFLEEEEAQFRRMVERVKKSGATVLFCEKAIEDMAQHFLAKEGILAVRRVKESDMEKLSLATGARIVGKAEELEAADLGYAEMVEARKIEEDWMIFVSGCKNPRAVSIFIRGGTKHVLEEAERSLDDALNVVRLVVEDGRIVPGGGATAVELALALREYAVSVGGREQMAVNAFADALECIPTALAENAGLDPIDILIEMRKAHKDGKKDAGVDVFSGKIVSMMEKNVIEPIRVGQQAISSATDAAIMIMRIDDIIAAKGTSKEEDKDKDKDKKGSAS